In Callospermophilus lateralis isolate mCalLat2 chromosome 10, mCalLat2.hap1, whole genome shotgun sequence, a single genomic region encodes these proteins:
- the Gyg1 gene encoding glycogenin-1 isoform X2 produces MRRALETIFDEVIMVDVLDSGDSAHLTLMKRPELGVTLTKLHCWSLTQYSKCVFMDADTLVLTNIDDLFEREELSAAPDPGWPDCFNSGVFVYQPSVETYNQLLRLASEQGSFDGGDQGLLNTFFSSWATTDIRKHLPFIYNLSSTSIYSYLPAFKAFGANAKVVHFLGRVKPWNYTYDAQTKSVKSESHDPTMTHPEFLHLWWDIFTTNVLPLLQQYGLVKDTCSYLHVEHVSGAVSHMSLGESPATPQPFVSSEERKERWEQGQADYLGADSFDNIKRKLDTYLQ; encoded by the exons ATGAG AAGAGCTTTAGAGACAATCTTTGATGAAGTCATCATGGTGGATGTCTTGGACAGCGGCGACTCTGCTCATCTGACTTTAATGAAGAGGCCTGAGTTGGGGGTCACGCTGACGAAACTTCACTGCTGGTCTCTCACACAGTACTCAAAATGCGTGTTTATGGATGCAGATACTCTG GTCCTAACAAATATCGATGACCTTTTCGAGAGAGAAGAATTATCCGCAGCCCCAGACCCCGGGTGGCCTGACTGCTTCAACTCCGGAGTCTTTGTCTACCAGCCCTCAGTTGAAACGTATAACCAGCTGTTGCGCCTTGCTTCTGAGCAAGGTAGTTTTGATG gcggGGACCAGGGCTTACTGAACACATTTTTTAGCAGCTGGGCAACAACAGATATCAGAAAACATCTGCCATTTATTTATAACCTAAGTAGCACTTCTATATACTCCTACCTCCCAGCATTTAAAGC GTTTGGTGCAAATGCCAAGGTGGTGCATTTCCTGGGACGAGTCAAGCCGTGGAATTACACTTATGACGCCCAAACAAAAAGTGTTAAAAGTGAGTCCCACGATCCCACCATGACTCATCCAGAGTTTCTCCACCTTTGGTGGGACATCTTCACCACCAACGTCTTACCTCTGCTTCAGCAATATGGCCTTGTCAAAGACACCTGCTCATACCTACATGTG GAACATGTCTCAGGAGCCGTATCACATATGTCCCTCGGAGAGAGCCCAGCTACACCTCAGCCCTTTGTATCCTCAGAGGAGCGGAAGGAGCGGTGGGAACAGGGCCAGGCTGATTACCTAGGAGCAGATTCCTTTGACAACATCAAGAGAAAGCTGGACACTTACCTCCAGTAG
- the Gyg1 gene encoding glycogenin-1 isoform X3, translating to MTDQAFVTLTTNDAYAKGALVLGSSLKQHRTTRRLVVLATPQVSDSMRRALETIFDEVIMVDVLDSGDSAHLTLMKRPELGVTLTKLHCWSLTQYSKCVFMDADTLVLTNIDDLFEREELSAAPDPGWPDCFNSGVFVYQPSVETYNQLLRLASEQGSFDGGDQGLLNTFFSSWATTDIRKHLPFIYNLSSTSIYSYLPAFKAFGANAKVVHFLGRVKPWNYTYDAQTKSVKRTCLRSRITYVPRREPSYTSALCILRGAEGAVGTGPG from the exons ATCAGGCCTTTGTGACACTGACCACAAACGATGCCTATGCCAAAGGCGCCCTGGTCCTGGGCTCATCTCTGAAACAGCACAGGACCACCAGGAGGCTGGTCGTGCTTGCCACTCCACAGGTCTCAGACTCCATGAG AAGAGCTTTAGAGACAATCTTTGATGAAGTCATCATGGTGGATGTCTTGGACAGCGGCGACTCTGCTCATCTGACTTTAATGAAGAGGCCTGAGTTGGGGGTCACGCTGACGAAACTTCACTGCTGGTCTCTCACACAGTACTCAAAATGCGTGTTTATGGATGCAGATACTCTG GTCCTAACAAATATCGATGACCTTTTCGAGAGAGAAGAATTATCCGCAGCCCCAGACCCCGGGTGGCCTGACTGCTTCAACTCCGGAGTCTTTGTCTACCAGCCCTCAGTTGAAACGTATAACCAGCTGTTGCGCCTTGCTTCTGAGCAAGGTAGTTTTGATG gcggGGACCAGGGCTTACTGAACACATTTTTTAGCAGCTGGGCAACAACAGATATCAGAAAACATCTGCCATTTATTTATAACCTAAGTAGCACTTCTATATACTCCTACCTCCCAGCATTTAAAGC GTTTGGTGCAAATGCCAAGGTGGTGCATTTCCTGGGACGAGTCAAGCCGTGGAATTACACTTATGACGCCCAAACAAAAAGTGTTAAAA GAACATGTCTCAGGAGCCGTATCACATATGTCCCTCGGAGAGAGCCCAGCTACACCTCAGCCCTTTGTATCCTCAGAGGAGCGGAAGGAGCGGTGGGAACAGGGCCAGGCTGA
- the Gyg1 gene encoding glycogenin-1 isoform X1, with protein sequence MTDQAFVTLTTNDAYAKGALVLGSSLKQHRTTRRLVVLATPQVSDSMRRALETIFDEVIMVDVLDSGDSAHLTLMKRPELGVTLTKLHCWSLTQYSKCVFMDADTLVLTNIDDLFEREELSAAPDPGWPDCFNSGVFVYQPSVETYNQLLRLASEQGSFDGGDQGLLNTFFSSWATTDIRKHLPFIYNLSSTSIYSYLPAFKAFGANAKVVHFLGRVKPWNYTYDAQTKSVKSESHDPTMTHPEFLHLWWDIFTTNVLPLLQQYGLVKDTCSYLHVEHVSGAVSHMSLGESPATPQPFVSSEERKERWEQGQADYLGADSFDNIKRKLDTYLQ encoded by the exons ATCAGGCCTTTGTGACACTGACCACAAACGATGCCTATGCCAAAGGCGCCCTGGTCCTGGGCTCATCTCTGAAACAGCACAGGACCACCAGGAGGCTGGTCGTGCTTGCCACTCCACAGGTCTCAGACTCCATGAG AAGAGCTTTAGAGACAATCTTTGATGAAGTCATCATGGTGGATGTCTTGGACAGCGGCGACTCTGCTCATCTGACTTTAATGAAGAGGCCTGAGTTGGGGGTCACGCTGACGAAACTTCACTGCTGGTCTCTCACACAGTACTCAAAATGCGTGTTTATGGATGCAGATACTCTG GTCCTAACAAATATCGATGACCTTTTCGAGAGAGAAGAATTATCCGCAGCCCCAGACCCCGGGTGGCCTGACTGCTTCAACTCCGGAGTCTTTGTCTACCAGCCCTCAGTTGAAACGTATAACCAGCTGTTGCGCCTTGCTTCTGAGCAAGGTAGTTTTGATG gcggGGACCAGGGCTTACTGAACACATTTTTTAGCAGCTGGGCAACAACAGATATCAGAAAACATCTGCCATTTATTTATAACCTAAGTAGCACTTCTATATACTCCTACCTCCCAGCATTTAAAGC GTTTGGTGCAAATGCCAAGGTGGTGCATTTCCTGGGACGAGTCAAGCCGTGGAATTACACTTATGACGCCCAAACAAAAAGTGTTAAAAGTGAGTCCCACGATCCCACCATGACTCATCCAGAGTTTCTCCACCTTTGGTGGGACATCTTCACCACCAACGTCTTACCTCTGCTTCAGCAATATGGCCTTGTCAAAGACACCTGCTCATACCTACATGTG GAACATGTCTCAGGAGCCGTATCACATATGTCCCTCGGAGAGAGCCCAGCTACACCTCAGCCCTTTGTATCCTCAGAGGAGCGGAAGGAGCGGTGGGAACAGGGCCAGGCTGATTACCTAGGAGCAGATTCCTTTGACAACATCAAGAGAAAGCTGGACACTTACCTCCAGTAG